A part of Populus alba chromosome 8, ASM523922v2, whole genome shotgun sequence genomic DNA contains:
- the LOC118055890 gene encoding eukaryotic translation initiation factor 2 subunit alpha homolog, protein MATHSPNLECRMYEARYPEVDMAVMIQVKNIADMGAYVSLLEYNNIEGMILFSELSRRRIRSVSSLIKVGRIEPVMVLRVDKEKGYIDLSKRRVSEEDIQTCEERYNKSKLVHSIMRHVAETLGIDLEELYVNIGWPLYRKHGHAFEAFKIMVTDPDSVVGSLTREVKETGPDGQEVTKVVPAVSEEIKEALIRNIRRRMTPQPLKIRADIEMKCFQFDGVLHIKDAMRKAEAVGNADCPVKIKLVAPPLYVLTTQTLDKEQGIQILSQAIAACTEAIEGQKGKLVVKEPPRAVSERDDKLLAEHMLKLRSANEEISGDEDSGDEEDTGMGDADVENSAGIVE, encoded by the exons ATGGCGACGCACTCACCAAATCTGGAGTGTCGCATGTACGAAGCGCGATACCCAGAGGTTGATATGGCAGTTATGATACAAGTGAAAAACATCGCCGACATGGGCGCTTATGTTTCTTTACTCGAGTACAACAACATCGAGGGTATGATCTTGTTTTCGGAGCTGTCTCGCCGTCGGATTCGGAGTGTTAGTAGTTTGATTAAGGTTGGCCGCATCGAGCCTGTCATGGTCTTACGTGTCGATAAAGAGAAAGGCTATATTGATTTGAGTAAGAGAAGAGTTAGTGAAGAGGATATTCAGACTTGTGAAGAGAGGTATAATAAGAGCAAGCTTGTTCATTCTATCATGCGACATGTCGCTGAGACTCTGGGTATTGATTTGGAG GAATTGTATGTCAATATTGGCTGGCCTTTGTACAGGAAACATGGACATGCTTTTGAG GCATTCAAAATCATGGTGACTGACCCTGATTCAGTTGTGGGTTCCCTCACCCGTGAAGTCAAGGAAACTGGCCCTGACGGACAGGAG GTAACCAAGGTAGTGCCTGCTGTGTCAGAGGAAAtcaaagaagccttgattaggAATATTAGGAGAAGAATGACCCCACAGCCACTGAAGATACGGGCTGATATTGAGATGAAATGTTTCCAGTTTGATGGTGTTCTCCACATTAAG GATGCAATGCGGAAAGCTGAGGCTGTTGGCAATGCAGATTGTCCTGTGAAAATCAAACTGGTTGCCCCTCCTCTTTATGTTCTCACCACACAAACCCTAGACAAG GAACAAGGAATACAAATTCTCAGCCAAGCAATTGCTGCTTGCACTGAAGCAATAGAGGGGCAGAAGGGGAAACTTGTTGTGAAGGAGCCACCGAGAGCA GTGAGCGAACGAGATGATAAATTACTTGCTGAGCACATGCTTAAGCTACGGAGTGCCAATGAAGAGATCAGTGGCGATGAAGATAGTGGCGATGAAGAAGACACAGGGATGGGAGATGCTGATGTGGAGAACTCAGCGGGCATAGTGGAATGA
- the LOC118055920 gene encoding peptide-N4-(N-acetyl-beta-glucosaminyl)asparagine amidase A, producing MQPFPTLFLLLFLTVSLPLTHSTSPERFFKPSSPPLSSSHKPKPKPKSKEYFELTHPLPSDRLKPSCELLIIQHSFANTMNQPPYSTPYFPPFECPPPWSHVALEFHVKSKGDQHDRISALWLGGSELLRTSTAEPGKRGIFWKVRKDITRYSSLLQQNNLNFTVMLENIVDDIYTGVYHVDVTLYFYTDNAIKVPFTGKNQNLIAPALQLPFFGDKSMYDPPADLIIPISASDSTKGYWFIVEGDFDVKFEKVRFPLNTRKLVLELYVSFHGTDEFWYSNPSSSYIRMNNMSNPRGNGAFREVFVSIDGKLVGSEMPFPVIFTGGINPLFWKPVVAIGAFNLPSYDFDLTPFLGMVLDEKDHVFGVGVTDGIEYWLVDANLHIWLDSSSTIVEAKNVVNVYPASEISRGEEFQSLDGLFEIKAEKFTRIEGWVKSSSGNLTTSILQEVKFRSAIKFKRKGTYNTVKQNIEVRREARVLNDVGGLVSRVIVKRKYPLKVITVTLPGLKNDTFVLVTNVTHAVSEKIKNGKLSSHVMNKQVSNGWIEVRDHSVLSGEAMTNQTYVCRDELGCYVRTVGTLNGKLVKDDTAYACPSLM from the coding sequence atgcaacCATTCCCCACTctgtttcttctccttttcctcaCAGTGTCCCTTCCACTGACACACTCCACTTCACCAGAACGCTTCTTCAAACCATCCTCACCACCTCTGTCGTCATCGCacaaacccaaacccaaacccaaatCCAAAGAATACTTCGAGCTCACCCATCCTCTACCGTCCGATCGTTTGAAGCCATCATGCGAACTGCTCATCATCCAGCATTCATTTGCCAACACAATGAACCAGCCTCCTTACTCCACCCCATACTTTCCACCATTCGAATGCCCCCCTCCTTGGTCCCACGTAGCCCTCGAATTCCACGTCAAATCCAAAGGTGATCAGCACGACCGCATCTCCGCCTTATGGCTCGGTGGCTCCGAGCTCCTCCGCACCAGCACCGCCGAACCCGGAAAACGCGGTATCTTCTGGAAGGTTCGAAAAGACATTACTAGATACTCCTCTCTCCTCCAACAAAACAACCTTAACTTTACTGTCATGCTCGAAAACATCGTCGACGATATCTACACTGGCGTCTACCATGTTGACGTCACTCTTTATTTCTACACGGATAACGCCATCAAGGTTCCGTTCACgggtaaaaatcaaaatctaattgCTCCAGCTTTACAATTACCCTTCTTTGGAGACAAGAGCATGTATGACCCACCAGCTGATTTAATAATTCCGATTTCAGCTTCCGATAGCACTAAGGGTTATTGGTTTATAGTAGAGGGAGATTTTGATGTTAAGTTTGAGAAGGTTAGATTTCCGTTGAATACACGGAAGCTCGTTTTGGAATTATACGTGTCGTTTCATGGAACTGATGAGTTTTGGTATTCCAATCCGTCGAGTTCTTACATTAGAATGAATAACATGAGTAATCCGAGGGGTAATGGCGCGTTTAGGGAGGTTTTTGTTTCAATTGATGGGAAATTAGTAGGATCAGAAATGCCATTTCCGGTGATATTTACCGGAGGGATTAATCCTTTGTTTTGGAAACCTGTCGTAGCAATTGGTGCTTTTAATTTACCTTCGTATGATTTTGATTTGACGCCTTTTTTGGGCATGGTTTTAGACGAGAAAGATCATGTTTTCGGTGTTGGAGTTACGGATGGGATTGAGTACTGGCTTGTTGATGCGAATTTGCATATCTGGTTGGATTCATCCTCGACTATTGTGGAAGCGAAGAACGTTGTGAATGTTTATCCTGCATCAGAAATAAGTCGTGGTGAAGAGTTTCAATCACTTGATGGATTGTTTGAGATCAAGGCGGAGAAGTTTACGCGAATAGAAGGGTGGGTTAAGTCGAGTTCAGGAAATTTAACTACAAGTATATTGCAGGAGGTTAAGTTTAGGAGCGCCATAAAGTTCAAAAGGAAGGGGACTTATAACACTGTTAAACAGAATATCGAGGTGAGAAGAGAAGCGAGAGTGTTGAATGATGTGGGTGGATTGGTTAGTCGTGTTATTGTCAAGAGAAAGTATCCTCTTAAAGTGATTACTGTCACTCTCCCTGGGTTGAAGAATGATACTTTCGTGCTTGTTACTAATGTTACTCATGCAGTGAGTGAGAAGATTAAAAACGGGAAGTTGTCAAGCCATGTTATGAACAAGCAGGTTTCCAATGGTTGGATAGAGGTTAGGGATCATTCTGTTCTTTCAGGTGAAGCGATGACGAATCAAACTTACGTTTGCAGGGACGAGCTAGGTTGCTATGTTAGGACTGTTGGAACATTGAATGGAAAACTCGTCAAAGACGACACTGCTTATGCATGTCCATCACTTATGTAA